Proteins encoded by one window of BD1-7 clade bacterium:
- the aaeA_1 gene encoding p-hydroxybenzoic acid efflux pump subunit AaeA → MLEAAKKQLTRVLKPGRAKTGVLISAGLTALLGAHLVTSDVVVAGKGADSDHSHSTLLSQSVGEKPRLDVEVLRSPSETIYKELVVYGRTEPERTVELRSEISAPVLDVATDKGVKAQAGDVIITLDAQTLNERLAHATMLVKQRKLEFDSARTLQKEGFQARLFVAETETNLAQARADLAMLEKERNDTHIRAPFAGVINKRMVEVGDFVQTGSTVVELVDLDPLLVRVHIPETRISEVHRGQTARVKMLDGSEIQGEVRFVSQNSVQGTNTFDVELAIANADFLLSAGVSAEVTLFTDPVVASQISPSYLSLDDKGRSGLYVVEDGVARFKPARIVRSDARNLWVEGLGLNPVIIISGHHHVRDGDAVVYNPENQTAGNTLPDQAANKASL, encoded by the coding sequence ATGTTGGAAGCGGCAAAAAAGCAGCTCACACGAGTGCTCAAGCCTGGTCGGGCGAAAACTGGCGTTCTGATCAGTGCCGGCCTGACAGCACTTCTTGGTGCCCACTTGGTGACCAGTGATGTGGTTGTTGCGGGCAAAGGTGCTGATTCTGATCATTCTCATAGCACGTTGTTGTCGCAATCAGTGGGTGAGAAGCCGCGTCTTGATGTTGAAGTGTTGAGAAGCCCATCGGAGACAATCTATAAAGAATTGGTTGTTTATGGGCGCACTGAGCCCGAGCGCACGGTGGAGCTTCGCAGTGAAATTTCTGCCCCTGTATTAGACGTTGCAACTGATAAAGGCGTTAAAGCACAAGCCGGCGATGTGATTATTACTTTGGATGCACAAACGCTGAACGAACGATTGGCACATGCAACCATGCTGGTTAAACAGCGAAAACTTGAATTCGATAGTGCCAGAACACTGCAAAAAGAAGGTTTTCAAGCGCGTCTGTTCGTAGCTGAAACCGAAACCAATCTTGCCCAAGCGCGTGCTGATCTGGCGATGCTTGAAAAAGAACGCAACGATACGCATATTCGCGCGCCGTTTGCTGGTGTGATCAACAAGCGCATGGTTGAAGTCGGAGACTTTGTACAAACCGGCAGTACGGTGGTTGAGTTAGTTGACCTTGATCCGTTGTTGGTACGTGTTCATATCCCTGAAACCCGAATCAGTGAAGTACACCGTGGCCAAACAGCCCGCGTAAAGATGCTCGATGGGAGTGAGATTCAGGGTGAAGTACGTTTTGTGAGTCAGAATTCCGTGCAGGGCACAAATACCTTTGATGTAGAGCTGGCTATCGCCAATGCGGATTTTTTATTGAGTGCGGGTGTTAGCGCCGAAGTTACCTTGTTTACCGATCCTGTTGTGGCCTCTCAAATCTCGCCGTCGTATCTGTCGCTGGATGATAAAGGCCGATCCGGTTTGTATGTTGTGGAAGACGGCGTAGCGCGATTCAAACCTGCACGAATTGTGCGTTCAGATGCCCGTAATTTGTGGGTTGAAGGATTGGGGCTAAACCCGGTAATAATCATCTCCGGCCATCATCATGTGCGTGACGGCGATGCGGTTGTGTACAACCCAGAAAACCAAACCGCAGGTAACACGCTGCCAGATCAGGCTGCCAATAAAGCCTCTTTGTAG
- the mce3R gene encoding Transcriptional repressor Mce3R, with amino-acid sequence MQEAAKKQAEKTTAPTLTRSQQKNVDILNAAEQVFIEKGFKGTSMDEIARVAQVSKRTVYNHFETKEALFHQILMSCCEELFFSNDLDYPTDMPIESQLYDFLQHEWDFFVSDRITKLTRIVIGEYVETPGFANMLINEFKERETSIYRWLRSQVDNGRLENINFEFAERYLIESIKAHAHYPRIYDQTTPEGDDRDYIVREIIALFLGRYATSN; translated from the coding sequence ATGCAAGAAGCCGCCAAGAAACAGGCTGAGAAAACCACTGCCCCAACATTGACACGCTCGCAACAAAAAAACGTCGACATTTTGAATGCGGCCGAGCAAGTCTTTATTGAAAAGGGATTCAAAGGCACCAGCATGGACGAAATCGCCCGTGTGGCGCAGGTATCCAAGCGCACGGTTTACAATCATTTTGAAACCAAAGAAGCTTTGTTTCACCAAATTTTGATGAGCTGCTGCGAAGAGTTATTTTTTAGTAATGATTTAGATTACCCGACCGATATGCCTATCGAGTCGCAACTTTATGACTTTCTCCAACACGAATGGGATTTTTTCGTCTCCGACCGAATTACCAAACTAACCCGCATTGTGATTGGCGAATACGTCGAAACACCGGGGTTTGCGAATATGCTCATCAATGAATTCAAAGAGCGTGAAACCAGCATTTATCGCTGGCTGCGCTCGCAGGTCGACAATGGTCGGCTTGAAAATATTAATTTCGAGTTTGCTGAGCGCTACCTAATCGAATCGATTAAAGCGCATGCCCACTATCCCCGCATCTATGACCAAACCACGCCTGAAGGCGATGATCGCGATTATATTGTTCGCGAAATCATTGCCTTGTTTCTTGGCCGATACGCTACGTCGAACTAA